One segment of Anatilimnocola aggregata DNA contains the following:
- the gcvPB gene encoding aminomethyl-transferring glycine dehydrogenase subunit GcvPB, whose amino-acid sequence MRNLKSTTLIFELSKKGRRGAHLPACDVGGPSAAELLPAEALAAEPPPLPEVAEPEVVRHFTNLSTLNMSVDTHFYPLGSCTMKYNSKRNERIAGLPGLADLHPYQPESTLQGILQLFHELQQYFGEISGLPAVSLQPAAGAHGELTALMVAAAHFRKLGQKRTKILAPDSAHGTNPASAKMAGFEFVTVKSLPTGNVDMDDLRSKLDDTVAVFMITNPNTLGMFDKTVGEIANLVHSFGGLIYLDGANMNAILGIARPGDFGADMMHYNPHKTFSGPHGGGGPGAGPICVTETLRPYLPCPVVEKTDGQYRLVYDKPDSIGRVRSFFGNVGVLIRAYCYIRTHGPDGLKRVSETAVLNANYLLSKVKHFLPVPQGARCMHEFVASGLTLKKSKGISAMDVAKRLLDYGFHAPTVYFPLTVPEAMMIEPTETESKETLDSFAEVLFRITEESGELLHEAPHTTPISRPDEVRAARQPVIKWTPAAT is encoded by the coding sequence ATGCGAAACCTCAAATCAACCACGCTGATCTTCGAACTCTCGAAAAAAGGACGGCGTGGCGCTCACTTGCCGGCCTGCGATGTCGGCGGGCCATCCGCCGCAGAATTGCTCCCCGCGGAGGCGCTCGCGGCTGAACCACCGCCGTTGCCCGAAGTCGCCGAGCCCGAAGTCGTGCGGCACTTCACTAACCTGTCGACGCTCAACATGTCCGTCGATACACACTTCTATCCGCTCGGCAGTTGCACGATGAAGTACAACAGCAAGCGGAACGAGCGAATCGCCGGCCTGCCGGGCCTAGCTGATTTACACCCCTATCAGCCCGAAAGCACTCTGCAAGGCATTTTGCAACTCTTTCATGAGCTGCAGCAATATTTCGGCGAAATCTCCGGCCTCCCAGCCGTTTCCTTGCAACCTGCTGCCGGTGCACATGGTGAACTCACGGCACTTATGGTCGCGGCCGCTCACTTCCGCAAGTTGGGACAGAAGCGGACCAAGATTCTCGCCCCCGATAGTGCTCACGGGACAAACCCAGCCAGCGCTAAAATGGCTGGCTTCGAGTTTGTTACGGTGAAGAGCTTGCCCACTGGCAACGTCGATATGGACGATCTCCGCTCCAAGCTCGACGACACGGTCGCCGTCTTCATGATCACCAATCCGAACACGCTCGGCATGTTCGACAAAACGGTCGGCGAGATTGCCAATCTGGTTCACTCGTTCGGCGGTTTGATCTATCTGGACGGTGCGAACATGAACGCCATTCTGGGCATTGCCCGGCCTGGCGACTTTGGTGCCGACATGATGCACTACAACCCGCACAAGACCTTCAGCGGTCCGCACGGTGGCGGTGGTCCTGGGGCTGGTCCGATTTGCGTAACCGAGACCTTGCGACCGTACCTCCCCTGCCCTGTTGTCGAAAAGACGGACGGTCAATATCGCCTTGTCTATGACAAGCCCGATTCGATCGGCCGCGTCCGCAGCTTTTTTGGCAACGTCGGAGTGTTGATTCGGGCCTATTGCTATATCCGAACGCACGGACCTGATGGTCTCAAGCGAGTGTCTGAGACTGCGGTCCTTAACGCGAATTACTTGCTCAGCAAGGTGAAGCACTTCTTGCCGGTGCCACAGGGAGCTCGCTGTATGCATGAATTCGTGGCCAGCGGCCTCACGTTGAAGAAGTCGAAGGGCATTTCGGCCATGGATGTCGCCAAGCGGCTGCTTGATTATGGCTTCCATGCCCCGACGGTTTATTTCCCGCTCACTGTGCCTGAAGCAATGATGATCGAGCCGACCGAAACCGAGAGCAAGGAAACGCTCGACTCGTTTGCCGAAGTGCTGTTTCGCATTACGGAAGAGTCGGGCGAACTGTTGCACGAAGCACCGCATACCACGCCGATTAGTCGTCCCGACGAAGTGCGGGCCGCTCGTCAGCCGGTGATTAAGTGGACTCCGGCAGCGACCTAA
- a CDS encoding lipoate--protein ligase family protein, which produces MTVPLRVIIDSPASGAWNMAVDEAILQSTAFDGLTLRFYQWAEPTLSLGYFQALTDRLQHPASLGCSVVRRASGGGAILHDRELTYSLIAPVSERFGAAAHELYLIAHRSLCVVLADFGVRVSLYEVPSPALPKAAEPFLCFQRRSGGDVVLAGAKICGSAQRRHLSRVLQHGSVLLGSSLAAPELPGLLELTGMAIDLADFRGAWLAQLAQSLHGNIVPAELTAAEVEAVSQISQGKFGNHKWTAKR; this is translated from the coding sequence ATGACAGTTCCACTGCGCGTCATCATCGATTCGCCGGCGTCGGGCGCGTGGAACATGGCCGTCGACGAGGCAATCCTGCAGTCGACAGCCTTCGACGGGCTTACACTTCGTTTTTATCAATGGGCGGAGCCGACTCTTTCGCTTGGCTACTTTCAAGCGCTCACTGACCGGTTGCAGCATCCGGCCAGCCTTGGTTGTTCGGTGGTCCGTCGCGCCAGTGGTGGCGGTGCGATTCTTCACGATCGTGAATTGACCTACAGTCTGATTGCGCCGGTATCGGAGCGGTTTGGTGCTGCTGCACACGAACTCTATCTGATCGCGCACCGCTCACTGTGTGTCGTTCTGGCCGACTTCGGCGTCAGAGTGTCGTTGTACGAAGTTCCCTCCCCTGCCCTGCCGAAGGCAGCGGAACCATTTCTCTGCTTCCAACGGCGCAGCGGCGGAGATGTCGTACTCGCCGGCGCGAAAATCTGTGGTAGCGCGCAGCGGCGTCATTTGTCCCGTGTGTTGCAGCACGGAAGCGTGCTTTTGGGGAGTTCACTTGCCGCACCAGAACTACCCGGACTCCTTGAATTGACCGGTATGGCAATCGATCTGGCCGACTTCCGTGGGGCTTGGCTCGCTCAACTGGCCCAGAGTTTGCATGGCAATATTGTGCCAGCAGAACTTACGGCAGCAGAAGTAGAAGCAGTAAGCCAGATCTCGCAAGGGAAATTTGGCAACCATAAATGGACAGCCAAGCGGTAG
- a CDS encoding FHA domain-containing protein, which translates to MQVRFKLLKGSHAGKEVKLPAPKCLIGRNDDCHLKPQSEAVSRRHCVILTTDSEVIVRDLNSRNGTYVNGEKISGDTVLLNGDTVKVGPLEFEMMIEHTAARIKRPKVSDIKEAATRMVQTNASASSQDLSDVTAWLDEADVKARTETRQFRVDDTATGTIADVMGEAGAAQVKAEASRETAEVKVDESKRSDKKPPGKLPPRQAEKAKDSREAASDMLKKLFNRR; encoded by the coding sequence ATGCAGGTTCGATTCAAGCTGTTGAAGGGATCTCATGCGGGCAAGGAAGTCAAACTTCCGGCACCTAAGTGCTTGATTGGGCGAAATGACGATTGCCACCTCAAACCGCAAAGCGAAGCGGTCAGCAGGCGGCACTGTGTGATTTTGACAACCGATAGCGAAGTGATTGTTCGAGATTTGAACAGTCGCAACGGCACTTATGTGAACGGGGAGAAGATTTCTGGCGATACCGTGTTGCTAAACGGCGACACGGTAAAGGTAGGTCCGCTGGAATTCGAAATGATGATCGAGCACACCGCGGCCCGCATCAAGCGGCCGAAGGTCTCGGACATCAAGGAAGCCGCCACGCGGATGGTGCAAACCAATGCTTCGGCTTCCAGTCAGGATTTGAGCGACGTCACGGCGTGGCTCGACGAAGCTGACGTCAAAGCACGGACGGAAACGCGGCAATTTCGCGTCGATGATACCGCCACCGGAACCATCGCCGACGTAATGGGCGAAGCGGGTGCGGCTCAGGTCAAGGCAGAAGCGAGTCGCGAAACGGCAGAAGTGAAGGTGGACGAGTCCAAGCGTTCCGACAAGAAGCCGCCCGGCAAGTTGCCGCCTCGTCAGGCAGAGAAGGCCAAGGACTCGCGCGAAGCCGCTTCCGACATGTTGAAAAAGTTGTTTAACCGCCGCTAG
- a CDS encoding RNA polymerase sigma factor → MTKPPAAASSLVPDSSPDSMLPDELRPLVTLCLQGNQRAMLALVDRFRGQVFGLCLRMLGQRQDAEDAAQETFVRVLKNLHRWDPGRDFEPWLLAIAGNRCRTALATRKRKPAAEILPEQVPDDGPDEQSAQHLAEEVTLALVDVRVEYRQAFVLFHEHQMSYDQIAEAMAVPLGTVKTWVHRARRGLIERLRQRGIVEGASYEVH, encoded by the coding sequence ATGACAAAGCCTCCGGCTGCTGCAAGCAGTTTAGTTCCCGATTCTTCGCCAGACTCCATGTTGCCAGACGAACTGCGTCCGCTTGTTACGCTCTGTTTACAGGGCAATCAGCGGGCAATGTTGGCGCTGGTGGATCGATTTCGCGGACAGGTGTTTGGCCTCTGTTTGCGCATGCTGGGTCAGCGTCAGGATGCCGAAGACGCAGCTCAGGAAACGTTTGTCCGAGTGCTGAAAAACCTGCATCGTTGGGATCCGGGACGGGACTTCGAGCCGTGGTTGTTGGCGATTGCCGGCAATCGGTGCCGTACTGCCTTGGCCACGCGCAAACGAAAGCCAGCGGCGGAGATTCTGCCCGAGCAGGTTCCCGATGACGGCCCGGACGAGCAAAGTGCTCAACATCTGGCCGAGGAAGTAACGTTAGCGCTAGTGGACGTGCGGGTTGAATATCGGCAAGCCTTTGTCCTGTTTCATGAACATCAAATGAGTTACGACCAGATCGCCGAAGCCATGGCGGTACCACTGGGTACCGTCAAAACCTGGGTTCACCGGGCCCGGCGCGGGTTGATCGAACGCTTGCGGCAGCGAGGCATAGTTGAGGGGGCCTCTTATGAAGTGCACTGA
- a CDS encoding anti-sigma factor family protein, with protein MKCTDFEDRLNQLLDDRLPVQDDQELAAHADQCADCREVLTAQEHLFRGLRTLQRQTMAPDLGRLVLAEVVTQPISFPPIPPPRFQRPWAAILTSAAALLVAVSLGTWIANRSNPAIPATGTNETSSRPLRPDGLAIIKAGPKRLQATPHGLALNPAPSGDSSVPLDQRAAYRQAMESLSTHWPHSSAWTQPSTWPVENLDVEHYAPSIRPIRESFEVAIDVLMRTLPGKRDVRSSPPQALQPYGGWRDVA; from the coding sequence ATGAAGTGCACTGACTTTGAAGATCGTTTAAACCAACTGCTCGATGATCGTCTGCCCGTGCAGGACGACCAGGAGCTCGCCGCGCATGCCGATCAATGTGCCGATTGCCGTGAAGTGCTGACCGCACAGGAGCATCTTTTCCGTGGCCTGCGCACGTTGCAGCGGCAAACCATGGCTCCCGATCTGGGCCGCCTTGTGTTGGCAGAAGTCGTAACTCAACCCATTTCGTTCCCCCCCATTCCGCCGCCGCGGTTTCAGCGACCGTGGGCAGCGATCCTCACCTCGGCTGCCGCACTGTTAGTGGCCGTGAGCTTGGGGACGTGGATTGCCAATCGCAGCAATCCCGCAATACCTGCCACCGGCACGAACGAGACCAGCAGCAGGCCGCTGCGTCCCGATGGTCTGGCGATCATTAAGGCCGGTCCCAAGCGGTTGCAAGCAACGCCCCACGGGTTGGCGCTTAATCCAGCGCCCAGCGGTGATTCGTCCGTCCCTTTGGACCAGCGCGCTGCCTATCGGCAGGCAATGGAATCGCTCTCAACGCATTGGCCACACTCTTCCGCTTGGACTCAGCCTTCGACCTGGCCGGTGGAGAATCTGGACGTCGAGCACTACGCCCCGAGCATTCGGCCCATTCGCGAATCCTTCGAGGTGGCCATTGATGTGCTCATGCGCACTTTGCCCGGCAAGCGGGACGTCCGGTCCTCGCCCCCTCAGGCTCTTCAACCCTACGGCGGTTGGCGAGACGTGGCCTAA
- a CDS encoding outer membrane protein assembly factor BamB family protein: protein MNIAPRIIALSSVFALLLPAFATAQQRLALQGAGKLAIVDRAGKIEWQMPWGGIHDLHVLANGNLMVQQGSTKVAEIDVANKKVTWSYDAAKSNGNEGKKIEIHGFQPLADGSVMIAESGARRIIEIDRTGKLLKEFPLKVNHPHQHTDTRLARKLENGNYLVCHEGDGTVREYDSAGKVVWEFEVPLFGRQSKGGHGPDSFGNKCFAAVRLASGNTLIATGNGHSVLEVTPEKEITWKVEQRDLPGITLSWVTTLEVLKNGNYLIGNCHAGAGQPLVIELEPKAKKVVWTFDQYETFGNDVSNTTALD from the coding sequence ATGAACATAGCTCCACGGATTATCGCGCTCAGCTCCGTCTTTGCCCTGCTCCTTCCCGCCTTCGCAACTGCGCAGCAGCGTCTGGCCTTGCAAGGTGCCGGCAAGTTGGCCATTGTCGATCGCGCGGGGAAGATCGAATGGCAAATGCCATGGGGCGGGATTCACGACCTGCATGTGCTGGCCAATGGCAATCTGATGGTGCAGCAGGGCTCGACCAAAGTCGCTGAGATCGACGTTGCCAACAAGAAAGTCACCTGGTCGTACGATGCTGCCAAGAGCAACGGCAACGAAGGAAAGAAGATCGAAATCCACGGTTTCCAGCCGCTGGCCGATGGCAGTGTGATGATTGCCGAAAGTGGTGCCAGGCGAATCATCGAAATCGATCGCACTGGCAAGCTGCTCAAAGAGTTTCCGCTCAAGGTGAACCATCCGCATCAGCACACCGACACTCGTCTGGCTCGCAAACTCGAGAATGGCAACTACCTTGTCTGCCATGAAGGAGACGGCACCGTTCGCGAATATGATTCCGCCGGCAAAGTGGTTTGGGAGTTTGAAGTCCCGCTCTTCGGCCGCCAATCCAAGGGTGGCCATGGTCCCGATTCCTTCGGCAACAAGTGCTTTGCCGCCGTGCGCCTCGCCAGCGGCAACACCCTCATTGCCACCGGCAACGGCCATAGCGTGCTCGAAGTGACTCCCGAAAAAGAGATTACCTGGAAAGTCGAGCAGCGGGACCTTCCCGGCATTACGCTCTCGTGGGTGACAACGCTGGAAGTGCTGAAGAACGGCAACTACTTGATCGGCAACTGTCACGCGGGTGCCGGACAGCCGCTAGTGATCGAACTCGAACCGAAGGCCAAGAAAGTAGTTTGGACCTTCGATCAATACGAGACCTTCGGCAACGATGTCTCCAACACCACGGCCCTCGACTAA
- a CDS encoding vWA domain-containing protein, whose protein sequence is MSSVSDSGLQFEHSPARPIAPPPVRAAKPRKSIKAEEPPVTPPATSPAPVEVDAAPLISLRQSPSWLVSLAIHLLLLVLLALCTVTVQPKLLATVIASSFVEETPAIVQVEELTLEPLEDVQSMASSVAAGEIEVSDITQVGGETAAVSVSDGELEVDTTGDIGGLFSGEGTGMSEAGNSSLKAAEFFGVKAAGRKFVFIVDSSNSMRKGKFDAAKEELEYSLRRLSPEQLFYVIFFDQNAERMKFADEMFPEDNAAPATTKNINRCVAWIKTVKNELQTNPYDAVKFALTLEPDAIYILSDGKFTDRGQTVRYLQTENILEDPAIGTRPRSVVHTIAFWQRDGEEAMQAIAKAHGGTYRFVPEK, encoded by the coding sequence ATGTCGTCTGTCAGCGATTCCGGACTGCAATTCGAACATTCGCCCGCAAGGCCGATTGCGCCTCCGCCGGTGCGTGCAGCGAAGCCGCGCAAGTCGATCAAGGCGGAAGAGCCACCGGTAACTCCTCCGGCTACGTCGCCCGCTCCTGTAGAAGTAGACGCGGCTCCGCTGATTTCGCTGCGGCAGTCGCCCAGTTGGCTAGTGAGCCTGGCAATTCATTTGTTGCTGCTCGTGCTGCTCGCGCTCTGCACCGTGACTGTTCAGCCAAAGCTATTGGCGACAGTCATTGCCTCGAGTTTTGTCGAAGAAACGCCAGCCATTGTTCAAGTCGAAGAATTGACGCTGGAACCGCTGGAGGATGTTCAATCGATGGCGTCGTCGGTCGCAGCAGGCGAGATTGAAGTGAGCGACATCACGCAAGTCGGCGGCGAAACAGCAGCAGTCAGTGTGAGCGATGGCGAATTGGAAGTGGATACGACGGGAGATATCGGCGGACTATTCAGCGGCGAAGGGACCGGCATGAGCGAAGCGGGGAACTCGTCGCTCAAGGCTGCGGAGTTTTTTGGCGTGAAGGCCGCGGGGCGCAAGTTCGTCTTCATCGTCGATAGCTCGAACAGCATGCGCAAAGGAAAGTTTGACGCCGCGAAAGAAGAGTTGGAGTACTCGCTGCGGCGGCTCAGTCCGGAGCAGTTGTTCTATGTGATCTTTTTCGATCAGAATGCGGAACGGATGAAGTTCGCGGACGAAATGTTCCCCGAAGACAACGCGGCCCCAGCCACGACCAAGAACATCAACCGCTGCGTGGCGTGGATCAAGACGGTAAAGAACGAGTTGCAAACCAATCCGTACGACGCAGTGAAGTTCGCCCTCACGCTCGAGCCCGATGCAATTTACATTCTCTCGGACGGCAAATTCACCGACCGGGGCCAGACTGTCCGCTATCTGCAGACCGAGAACATTTTGGAAGATCCGGCGATTGGAACCAGGCCGCGCTCTGTCGTCCACACCATCGCTTTCTGGCAGCGCGATGGTGAAGAGGCAATGCAAGCAATCGCCAAGGCCCATGGCGGCACGTATCGTTTTGTGCCGGAGAAGTAA
- a CDS encoding ABC transporter permease subunit: protein MAVPPLFLANWLDSLHIDIKDELVSALTPIWILGIGALMGLVLCGLIWALMFGLSRIPGLGNLAANKQASRIVSAVLAVLIFVGTLVWWFQPSANAAAPISVFDGILLLGGLAVASWVIAIGAVTLVSARAANETWETVTEGVLAPFGVVVVVMAVVGVLGTVFVRKPSEMVESLSRWPAMVSEGTATHSFEIAAPSLDLNASLEQEVPTNFRRDEVRQLTFEANQHLKVSTAPFNKPGATSITIDLTPGEPTVWRRDGSGVTPFAERNVSKFYVKNMGTGPAKLTVSRFSTIANPEIKAAPIVAICVVGIFLLYLLQRTAMPKLTAVTLATAKTDFAQPVYGLVMAIGVFALLIFVIVPMNSFGNDIKGLKNAGFSLIAVLGLFTAIWSASTSLAEEIDGKTALTVLSKPVSRLDFILGKFSGIAWSTLFMCTVLGLVLLLGVAYKPVYDEREGADYTLTWQLCFHEMASTVPGLVLVYLQVVVMTAISVAISTRLPFIPNLLICFTIWALGHLTPQLAQSQVVAEQLPPIIFFSKLIATVFPVLDHFDVQASVAGGRIVPLVYLGWCFVYAAIYSTIAMLLALTLFEDRDLA from the coding sequence ATGGCTGTCCCTCCGTTGTTTCTGGCCAACTGGCTGGACTCGTTGCACATTGATATCAAGGACGAATTGGTCAGCGCGCTGACGCCAATTTGGATCCTGGGAATTGGAGCATTGATGGGGCTCGTTCTGTGCGGGCTGATCTGGGCGCTGATGTTCGGCCTCTCGCGCATTCCGGGCTTGGGCAATCTGGCCGCCAACAAACAGGCGTCGCGAATTGTCTCGGCGGTGCTGGCCGTCCTGATTTTTGTCGGCACGCTTGTCTGGTGGTTTCAGCCCAGTGCCAATGCGGCAGCACCGATTAGCGTGTTCGATGGAATCTTGCTACTCGGCGGGCTGGCAGTAGCCAGTTGGGTCATTGCCATTGGTGCCGTGACGCTGGTTTCGGCCCGCGCGGCCAACGAAACGTGGGAGACTGTCACCGAAGGGGTGCTCGCGCCGTTCGGTGTCGTGGTGGTCGTAATGGCGGTGGTCGGCGTGCTGGGGACGGTGTTCGTCCGCAAGCCGAGCGAAATGGTCGAAAGCCTGAGTCGCTGGCCGGCGATGGTTTCCGAAGGAACGGCGACCCACTCGTTTGAGATTGCCGCCCCATCGCTGGATCTGAACGCTTCGCTTGAGCAGGAAGTTCCCACCAATTTTCGGCGCGACGAAGTTCGGCAACTTACTTTCGAAGCGAATCAACACCTCAAGGTGTCGACGGCACCCTTCAATAAGCCCGGAGCCACTTCGATCACCATTGATCTGACTCCTGGCGAACCGACCGTTTGGCGACGCGATGGTTCCGGCGTCACTCCGTTCGCGGAACGGAACGTGAGCAAGTTCTATGTGAAGAATATGGGGACCGGGCCGGCCAAGTTGACCGTCTCGCGGTTTAGCACGATTGCGAATCCGGAAATCAAGGCCGCGCCGATTGTGGCGATCTGCGTCGTGGGCATATTCCTGCTTTATCTGCTGCAGCGGACCGCCATGCCGAAGCTGACCGCCGTGACCTTGGCCACCGCCAAGACCGACTTCGCCCAGCCCGTGTATGGATTGGTGATGGCCATTGGCGTGTTCGCACTTTTAATCTTCGTGATCGTGCCCATGAACTCGTTTGGCAACGACATCAAGGGTTTAAAGAACGCGGGCTTTAGCTTGATTGCGGTGCTCGGCCTGTTCACCGCGATTTGGTCGGCGAGTACTTCGCTGGCGGAAGAAATTGACGGCAAGACGGCACTCACGGTCCTCTCGAAGCCGGTCAGTCGCTTGGATTTTATCCTCGGCAAATTCTCGGGCATTGCCTGGTCGACCCTGTTCATGTGTACGGTGCTGGGTTTAGTGCTCTTACTCGGCGTGGCATACAAGCCCGTATACGACGAGCGCGAAGGGGCCGACTATACGTTGACGTGGCAGTTGTGCTTTCATGAAATGGCCTCGACCGTGCCGGGCCTGGTGCTGGTTTATTTGCAAGTCGTGGTGATGACCGCAATCAGCGTGGCGATCTCGACGCGGTTGCCGTTCATTCCGAACTTGCTGATTTGCTTCACGATTTGGGCCCTGGGGCATCTCACGCCGCAGTTGGCGCAGTCGCAAGTGGTGGCCGAGCAATTGCCGCCAATCATCTTCTTCAGCAAGTTGATTGCAACGGTCTTTCCCGTGCTTGACCACTTCGATGTGCAAGCAAGTGTGGCCGGCGGTCGAATCGTGCCGCTGGTGTATCTCGGCTGGTGCTTTGTGTATGCGGCGATCTATAGCACGATTGCAATGCTGCTGGCGCTCACACTGTTCGAAGATCGTGACCTGGCGTAA
- a CDS encoding acylphosphatase, with protein MSAPTTAKQYEVYYSGRVQGVGFRANARHISRRYVVTGFVRNLPDGRVHLLAEGEKEHVEQFLADIADSMAGNITAAHQSTAPASGKYVAFSIA; from the coding sequence ATGAGTGCTCCCACGACAGCCAAACAATACGAGGTCTACTATTCGGGCCGGGTGCAGGGAGTGGGCTTTCGGGCCAATGCCCGGCATATATCACGGCGTTATGTGGTGACGGGATTCGTCCGCAATTTGCCGGATGGTCGCGTGCATCTGCTGGCAGAAGGGGAGAAGGAGCACGTCGAGCAGTTCCTGGCCGATATCGCCGACTCGATGGCCGGCAATATCACGGCCGCCCATCAATCGACCGCCCCAGCCAGTGGCAAGTACGTCGCATTTTCGATTGCCTAG
- a CDS encoding tetratricopeptide repeat protein, producing the protein MKSEKRHELQKNELADWLGNRVETYSEYFWPVVGGIVVAFVAAIGIAWYVGTQDAKAATAWNAYFQAYGERDREAELKKVAETDVGTPAAMWALQGVADLSLAKASNLMFTDRAEASKHLKDAEDNYNAVLKEARDPFLLARAQYGMARLQETQCKPAEALKYYELVAKSQKDKALGKAAAQDVKRMSDPQTIAFLEWFAAQSPKRPVPTGHGGMPGMPPLNVPTDLPERPDISLPGNLNLDLPQSPTGETKLEFPKPDDAPKNDAPKADAPKGDVPPAPEPKK; encoded by the coding sequence ATGAAGTCCGAGAAACGACACGAACTGCAAAAAAACGAACTGGCCGATTGGCTGGGCAATCGCGTTGAAACCTACAGCGAATACTTCTGGCCCGTCGTGGGCGGAATCGTCGTCGCCTTTGTGGCCGCGATTGGCATCGCCTGGTACGTGGGCACGCAAGACGCCAAAGCGGCGACTGCCTGGAACGCCTATTTTCAAGCCTATGGCGAACGTGACCGCGAAGCCGAATTGAAAAAAGTTGCCGAGACCGATGTCGGCACCCCAGCTGCCATGTGGGCCCTGCAAGGTGTGGCCGACTTGAGCCTGGCCAAGGCCTCGAACCTGATGTTCACCGACCGGGCCGAAGCGAGCAAACATCTGAAGGATGCCGAAGACAACTACAACGCAGTCTTGAAAGAAGCCCGCGATCCTTTCCTGCTCGCGCGTGCTCAGTACGGCATGGCTCGGCTGCAAGAGACGCAATGCAAACCTGCGGAAGCACTCAAGTACTACGAACTGGTTGCCAAGAGTCAGAAAGACAAAGCACTCGGCAAAGCTGCCGCGCAAGATGTGAAGCGGATGAGCGACCCGCAGACGATCGCCTTCCTGGAATGGTTTGCTGCGCAATCTCCCAAGCGGCCCGTCCCCACGGGGCATGGCGGCATGCCGGGTATGCCTCCGCTCAACGTGCCGACCGATCTGCCCGAACGTCCCGATATCAGCTTGCCGGGCAATTTGAATCTCGATCTTCCCCAGTCACCGACCGGCGAAACAAAGCTCGAATTCCCCAAGCCTGACGATGCTCCGAAGAACGACGCTCCCAAGGCCGACGCGCCGAAGGGTGATGTTCCTCCTGCGCCTGAACCGAAGAAGTAA
- a CDS encoding RluA family pseudouridine synthase, producing the protein MSADDELIEPAPELVVLNEQTQELVVGEADTGTRLDAFLAKTFPKYSRMQLRRIIGAGGVRVNDQGTKVAHKLQPGNRVSIFLPPMPSAGPNPENIPLDILYEDEVMLAINKPPAMVVHPSRGHWSGTLTSALAFHFDQLSTAGGAHRPGIVHRLDRDTSGVMVVAKTDTCHYALAEQFAARTTEKEYLAITAGVPDRDRDMIEQPIGIHPYQREKMAIRSNHETSREATTFYEVQERLRGFGILKLLPKTGRTHQIRVHLSHIGSPVLCDRLYGGRAEIRRGELSGDLREQDLVLNRQALHARRIRFLHPETKEMLEIEAPIPADIQHAIDTLRELRQR; encoded by the coding sequence ATGTCTGCAGATGACGAGCTGATTGAGCCAGCCCCTGAGCTCGTCGTCTTGAATGAGCAAACGCAAGAGCTCGTCGTCGGCGAGGCAGACACGGGAACTCGGCTCGATGCCTTTCTGGCGAAGACTTTTCCCAAGTACAGCCGCATGCAACTGCGCCGGATCATCGGGGCGGGGGGCGTGCGGGTCAACGATCAGGGGACGAAGGTCGCTCACAAATTGCAGCCCGGCAATCGCGTCTCGATCTTTCTGCCGCCGATGCCTTCGGCCGGGCCGAACCCCGAGAACATCCCGCTCGACATCTTGTACGAAGACGAAGTGATGCTGGCGATCAACAAACCGCCAGCGATGGTCGTCCATCCTTCGCGCGGTCATTGGTCCGGCACACTCACCAGCGCGCTAGCCTTCCACTTCGACCAGTTGAGCACTGCTGGCGGCGCACATCGCCCGGGCATCGTCCATCGTTTGGATCGGGACACCAGTGGCGTCATGGTCGTCGCCAAGACCGACACCTGTCACTATGCCCTGGCCGAGCAATTCGCTGCCCGCACCACCGAGAAAGAGTACCTGGCGATCACGGCCGGCGTACCTGACCGGGATCGCGATATGATCGAACAGCCGATCGGCATTCATCCCTATCAGCGCGAGAAGATGGCCATTCGTTCAAACCACGAGACGAGCCGCGAAGCGACCACTTTCTACGAAGTGCAAGAGCGACTACGAGGTTTCGGCATTCTCAAGCTGTTGCCGAAGACGGGCCGCACGCATCAGATTCGCGTTCACTTGTCGCACATCGGTTCGCCTGTGCTCTGCGATCGCTTGTACGGCGGCCGCGCAGAAATCAGACGGGGCGAATTGAGCGGCGACCTCCGCGAGCAAGACCTCGTGCTCAATCGACAGGCTCTCCATGCCCGCCGGATTCGCTTCCTGCATCCCGAGACGAAGGAAATGCTCGAAATCGAAGCCCCCATCCCCGCCGACATTCAGCACGCCATCGATACGCTGCGTGAACTCCGCCAGCGCTAA
- a CDS encoding addiction module protein, with protein sequence MTLAQTIAAVPMLTVAERLQLADAIWDSLDDSDVPPLTSAQQLEISRRLAAHDADPSTALTKEQVESQLSKLRHQ encoded by the coding sequence ATGACCTTAGCACAGACGATCGCGGCAGTTCCAATGTTGACTGTTGCCGAACGACTTCAATTGGCAGACGCTATCTGGGATTCGCTTGACGACTCAGACGTTCCGCCACTGACTTCTGCCCAACAGCTGGAGATTTCTCGTCGCTTGGCCGCGCACGATGCAGACCCATCAACGGCATTGACCAAAGAGCAGGTTGAATCTCAACTTTCTAAACTGCGCCACCAATGA